From the Acidilutibacter cellobiosedens genome, one window contains:
- the pglZ gene encoding BREX-1 system phosphatase PglZ type A: MAELNLNQIEDKLNQKFTGDSRKLVFWYDDKGEFAEDIKNLKLKNAKIHCLTHTNLFKTKILLEREDTESNYLIYAPFPKPDSRENHLADTVKYSGEFSADRISLLMADLGMDEKCRPVLQKYRKFFDSKDRIKRFRALEVDDYNGKDNIEILLFSVLAKSKAANFEEAVRIVLTGSKLVGNEYMAEFRKYGLDEAFWEHIGRTFSFTDDKPNLEKLIISLFLTYAEKEIHGELPSFINKYLLNKSGTVMAFMDQLMNNILYQGRFDDLSDEVYQKINGEKLFENLSADDVVDLDIFRFADEKIISWMIERLLDENLNATINGMDIPKLCRFREKKHFGGNYFNEYHLLRHGFYIISQTNYRPGSDILSIIKKYDENDYKIDTHYRKFYYYLDKVKNCHIFDGLQELVENIYTNKYLNVVTKEFNDKFSYEEIKKGYKLQRNFYENFVSRSKEMLIVIISDAFRYEVAKELVERMKKNKRFETVSIEPQIGIVPSYTRLGMASLLPHEELNIDGNYNACVDGKPCSDLEERDEILKSADPNSGSIRYDDLKKYKKDELREFFVGKSVVYVYHNQIDARGDKPNTEDEVFMACKEAIDEIEELIIKLTDSVSRIKYIVTADHGFIYKRNKIIESDKIDGFFTKNDQVNKRFIISDKDYEVTGTKNIYVSDALDSYDTRTVTVPVTSNIFKASGGGQNFVHGGSSPQEILVPVVQVKTVRGYRKSENVKISVISMLSKITSLIVNLDFIQQEAISDVVNSTTYKISFIDEGGEIISNEEIHLADSKEKESAKRIFKLKFNLKNQKYERDKKYYFIAVDTETGMEVLRHEVMIDIAFSDDFGFDI, encoded by the coding sequence ATGGCTGAATTAAACTTAAATCAAATTGAAGACAAACTAAATCAAAAATTCACAGGAGACAGCCGCAAACTTGTTTTTTGGTATGACGACAAAGGAGAATTTGCGGAAGATATTAAAAATCTGAAGCTGAAAAATGCCAAGATCCATTGCCTGACTCATACCAATTTATTTAAGACAAAAATATTGTTGGAACGGGAAGATACCGAAAGCAATTATCTTATATATGCTCCTTTCCCTAAGCCTGATTCCAGAGAAAATCATTTGGCGGATACCGTTAAATATTCCGGGGAGTTTTCTGCTGATAGGATATCTTTGCTCATGGCGGATTTAGGTATGGATGAAAAATGCAGGCCCGTATTACAGAAATATAGAAAATTCTTTGATTCAAAGGATAGAATAAAGAGATTTCGTGCTCTTGAAGTCGACGATTATAACGGGAAAGATAATATAGAGATATTATTATTCAGTGTTTTGGCCAAATCCAAAGCAGCTAATTTTGAAGAAGCGGTACGTATTGTTTTAACCGGAAGCAAACTTGTCGGCAATGAGTATATGGCGGAATTCAGAAAATACGGATTGGATGAGGCTTTTTGGGAACATATCGGGCGTACCTTCTCTTTTACAGATGATAAGCCTAATCTCGAGAAATTAATTATAAGTCTTTTTTTAACATATGCGGAAAAAGAGATCCACGGGGAACTGCCTTCTTTTATAAATAAATACCTGCTGAATAAATCGGGAACGGTTATGGCTTTTATGGATCAACTTATGAACAATATTTTATATCAGGGCAGATTCGATGATTTGTCTGATGAAGTTTATCAAAAGATTAACGGAGAAAAATTGTTTGAAAATCTGTCGGCGGATGATGTAGTGGATTTGGATATATTCAGGTTTGCGGATGAAAAGATTATTAGTTGGATGATTGAGCGGTTATTGGATGAAAATTTAAATGCAACTATTAACGGCATGGATATTCCCAAACTTTGCAGGTTCAGAGAGAAAAAACATTTCGGGGGAAATTATTTTAACGAATACCATCTTTTAAGACATGGATTTTATATAATATCTCAGACAAACTATAGACCGGGGTCCGACATTCTTTCTATAATAAAAAAATATGATGAGAATGATTACAAAATAGATACTCATTACAGAAAATTTTATTACTATTTGGATAAGGTAAAAAACTGTCATATTTTTGATGGCTTGCAAGAATTGGTAGAAAACATTTATACCAATAAATACCTTAATGTTGTTACTAAAGAATTTAATGATAAATTTTCTTATGAAGAGATTAAAAAAGGCTATAAACTTCAAAGAAACTTTTATGAAAATTTTGTGTCCCGAAGCAAGGAAATGTTGATAGTGATTATTTCGGATGCCTTTCGCTATGAGGTTGCCAAAGAATTGGTTGAAAGAATGAAAAAAAATAAGAGGTTTGAAACAGTAAGTATTGAGCCGCAAATCGGGATAGTCCCTTCTTATACGAGGCTCGGAATGGCGTCTTTGCTTCCTCATGAAGAGTTGAATATAGATGGCAATTATAATGCTTGTGTAGATGGAAAACCCTGCTCTGATTTGGAAGAAAGAGATGAAATATTAAAATCCGCGGACCCGAATTCCGGAAGTATTCGCTATGATGATTTAAAGAAATATAAGAAAGACGAATTGCGGGAGTTTTTTGTCGGCAAGTCTGTGGTTTATGTTTATCATAACCAAATCGATGCCAGAGGAGATAAACCGAATACGGAAGACGAAGTTTTTATGGCTTGTAAAGAAGCTATTGATGAAATAGAAGAATTAATAATAAAGCTTACGGACAGTGTTTCGAGGATTAAGTATATCGTGACGGCTGATCACGGATTTATTTATAAAAGGAATAAAATTATTGAATCGGATAAGATAGACGGTTTTTTTACAAAGAATGACCAGGTTAATAAAAGATTTATAATATCGGATAAAGATTATGAAGTTACGGGAACAAAGAATATATATGTATCCGATGCTCTTGACAGTTATGATACCAGAACCGTAACCGTTCCCGTGACTTCCAATATATTTAAAGCATCGGGGGGAGGGCAAAATTTTGTTCACGGCGGCAGTTCCCCTCAGGAAATATTGGTACCGGTTGTTCAGGTAAAAACAGTCAGAGGGTATAGAAAAAGTGAAAATGTTAAGATTTCAGTGATCAGTATGCTGTCTAAAATCACGAGTTTAATAGTAAATTTGGATTTTATTCAACAGGAAGCTATCAGTGATGTGGTAAATTCTACTACATATAAAATTTCTTTTATTGATGAAGGAGGAGAGATTATATCGAACGAGGAGATACATTTAGCCGATAGCAAGGAAAAAGAATCCGCAAAGAGGATATTTAAGCTGAAATTCAACTTAAAGAATCAAAAATATGAACGGGATAAAAAATATTATTTTATAGCTGTAGATACAGAAACCGGCATGGAAGTTTTACGCCATGAAGTTATGATAGATATTGCTTTTTCAGACGATTTTGGATTTGATATATAG
- a CDS encoding type III toxin-antitoxin system ToxN/AbiQ family toxin has translation MQKIRFYKIDLNYVKYLWKFDNKVQYDIYKSDDYNKKRPYIGVVLEINDFRYFAPLEHPRISHRKLKSNPHILKINNGRHGLIAFNNMIPVKESQLINFDFKDEDANYQEILRSQFIFCDNNKERINKHAQNTYNKVVIKKDPFFISICCNFKLLEEKCLKYIEPAKQYIAVSNETEHRNIEK, from the coding sequence ATGCAAAAAATCAGATTTTATAAAATTGATTTGAATTATGTAAAATACCTTTGGAAATTTGATAATAAAGTTCAATATGATATATATAAATCTGATGATTATAATAAAAAGAGACCATATATAGGAGTTGTATTGGAAATAAATGATTTTAGGTATTTTGCACCTTTAGAGCATCCAAGAATTAGTCATAGAAAATTAAAAAGCAATCCTCATATACTAAAAATAAACAACGGAAGACATGGATTAATCGCTTTTAACAATATGATTCCTGTAAAAGAATCGCAATTAATAAACTTTGACTTTAAAGATGAAGATGCCAATTATCAAGAAATATTGAGAAGTCAATTTATATTTTGTGATAATAATAAGGAGAGGATTAATAAACATGCTCAAAATACTTATAATAAAGTAGTAATTAAAAAAGATCCTTTTTTTATAAGTATATGTTGTAATTTTAAATTACTTGAAGAGAAATGTTTAAAATATATCGAACCTGCAAAACAATACATAGCGGTATCTAATGAAACAGAACATAGAAATATTGAAAAATAG
- a CDS encoding PTS ascorbate transporter subunit IIC: MINAILAQTRNTALIVGSIALIGLLLQKKSAKDVISGTVKTIIGFMIFNIGSGAISTIVTNFTTLFNAGFGIDGVTTQVEVATGMALNTYGTEVALLMLVGFVANLLIAKFTRFKAIFLTGQHFLYFACVLALIFIANNLPIIVTIIIGGIILGFCGAALPTICQPFMNKITGSDNLAMGHFNCIGYALSGYIGKFIGKFSKSKKNSDSSNIELPQWFELFRDFVFSVALFMVVLFYVAVIACAANGQLSLVREMSGNDLWFIYPLLQGVQFAAGMSVLIYGVRQFIAEITAAFVAISEKYIPNSKPAVDCPAIFPFAPTAVLVGFIGSFMGGLFGMLLMVLFKSSVIMIPAAGICFFSGGTCGVFGNAYGGWKGALFGSFIVGIGLVLLPLILYPVFADLGIAGASFPNVDYNIVGSIINWIFGLFR, translated from the coding sequence ATGATAAATGCAATTTTAGCTCAGACCAGAAATACGGCTTTAATTGTCGGCAGTATTGCCCTTATAGGTCTCTTATTACAAAAAAAGTCTGCTAAGGATGTAATTTCGGGAACAGTAAAAACAATTATCGGATTTATGATTTTTAACATTGGTTCAGGAGCAATTTCAACAATTGTAACTAATTTTACTACATTGTTTAATGCGGGTTTTGGTATTGACGGAGTAACCACTCAAGTAGAAGTTGCCACAGGTATGGCGCTTAATACTTACGGAACCGAGGTAGCACTGTTAATGTTGGTTGGTTTCGTTGCCAACCTATTAATTGCAAAGTTTACACGTTTCAAAGCAATCTTCTTAACCGGACAGCATTTTCTTTATTTTGCATGTGTACTTGCATTGATATTCATTGCTAACAATTTGCCTATAATTGTAACAATAATCATTGGAGGTATTATTTTAGGATTTTGTGGTGCCGCACTTCCTACAATATGCCAACCATTTATGAATAAAATTACGGGTTCGGATAATTTAGCAATGGGACACTTCAACTGTATAGGATATGCATTATCGGGATATATCGGAAAATTTATTGGAAAATTCAGTAAATCCAAAAAAAATTCAGACTCAAGCAACATTGAATTGCCTCAATGGTTTGAACTCTTTCGTGATTTCGTTTTCTCAGTGGCATTATTTATGGTTGTATTGTTCTATGTTGCAGTCATAGCATGTGCTGCCAATGGACAATTATCATTGGTTCGGGAAATGTCCGGAAATGATCTATGGTTCATCTATCCATTGCTTCAAGGTGTTCAATTTGCTGCCGGTATGAGTGTATTAATCTATGGCGTTCGTCAATTTATAGCTGAAATTACGGCTGCATTCGTTGCAATTTCGGAAAAATATATTCCAAACTCAAAACCGGCCGTTGACTGCCCTGCTATCTTCCCATTTGCTCCTACCGCAGTATTAGTAGGATTTATAGGTTCATTCATGGGCGGATTATTCGGTATGTTACTTATGGTACTCTTTAAGAGTTCGGTTATTATGATACCAGCTGCAGGCATCTGCTTCTTCTCAGGCGGAACTTGCGGTGTCTTCGGCAACGCTTACGGTGGATGGAAAGGTGCCCTGTTTGGCTCATTCATAGTTGGAATCGGTCTTGTCCTTTTACCATTAATTCTCTATCCGGTATTTGCCGATTTAGGTATTGCCGGTGCTTCGTTCCCTAACGTGGACTACAACATCGTTGGTTCTATTATCAACTGGATATTTGGTCTATTCCGCTAA
- a CDS encoding PTS sugar transporter subunit IIB, with the protein MYKALICCRAGMGSSMLLKIKVDQVISENDFKIKTEHGNLDSLIGFNGDLVIMMEDLMDELKDKVPYAIGIRNIMDKKEIKQKLKKFIAANSK; encoded by the coding sequence ATGTATAAAGCTTTAATTTGCTGTAGGGCTGGAATGGGTTCAAGCATGCTTCTTAAAATCAAAGTTGATCAAGTAATCAGTGAAAATGATTTTAAAATCAAAACCGAACACGGAAATTTAGATTCACTAATCGGATTTAACGGGGACTTAGTAATTATGATGGAAGACCTTATGGATGAACTTAAGGATAAAGTCCCATATGCAATCGGCATCCGTAATATTATGGATAAAAAAGAAATCAAGCAAAAACTTAAAAAATTCATAGCTGCAAATAGTAAATAA
- a CDS encoding S16 family serine protease translates to MIGVFKLETQMTSGNGKFERTGLGSNSSAKESVDTAYKYLKANSKFISGNISTTTKDYLVNVQDLNGIGMTTSLTLSTVIAICSIALNKPPVGSMAILGDISIGGTLIKVDELANTLQVCLDSGAKKVLLPLTSAADLGTVPPELVGTFNLIFYRNAEDAVFKALGVE, encoded by the coding sequence ATGATTGGTGTATTTAAATTGGAGACACAAATGACATCAGGTAACGGTAAGTTTGAGAGAACAGGACTTGGTTCTAATTCGTCAGCCAAAGAATCAGTTGATACGGCCTATAAATATCTTAAGGCAAATAGTAAATTCATCAGTGGAAATATAAGCACTACGACTAAAGACTATTTAGTAAATGTTCAGGATTTAAACGGTATAGGGATGACTACGTCCCTGACTCTATCTACGGTAATTGCAATATGTTCCATTGCTTTAAATAAACCGCCTGTTGGCAGTATGGCTATATTGGGGGATATAAGTATCGGAGGTACATTGATAAAAGTAGATGAATTAGCTAATACTTTACAGGTATGTTTAGATAGCGGTGCAAAGAAAGTACTCCTGCCGTTGACATCGGCAGCCGATTTGGGAACGGTGCCGCCGGAATTGGTAGGAACTTTTAATTTGATTTTTTATAGAAATGCGGAAGATGCGGTATTTAAAGCATTGGGAGTAGAATAA
- a CDS encoding DUF6530 family protein: MKIPTTLKHKPVIISENYENVDGRYAYNSDAKGLSLGLAQWNDRGKVDISAKVWRYTGEKWSRQSEELPLHRVLDLAILVCRTELYFREAYRYPKLYDDKNPVIDRVGLQGDAMTVSVCVDNEKIDEDIKLFRQALSNDDELIGERLKTLSRILKEMGY, translated from the coding sequence ATGAAAATACCAACAACTTTAAAACATAAACCTGTTATTATATCGGAGAACTATGAAAATGTTGACGGCAGGTATGCTTATAATAGCGATGCTAAAGGCCTTTCATTAGGCTTGGCCCAGTGGAACGACAGAGGGAAAGTGGATATATCCGCTAAGGTATGGAGATATACGGGAGAAAAGTGGTCAAGGCAATCTGAGGAACTTCCTCTTCATCGGGTACTTGATCTTGCAATACTTGTATGCAGAACAGAACTCTATTTCAGAGAGGCTTATAGATATCCCAAACTATATGATGATAAGAATCCTGTTATTGACAGAGTGGGACTTCAGGGAGATGCCATGACGGTATCGGTATGTGTGGATAATGAAAAAATTGATGAGGATATTAAGCTTTTCAGGCAAGCTCTCAGTAATGATGATGAACTTATCGGAGAGAGATTAAAGACACTGTCAAGGATATTGAAGGAGATGGGGTATTAG
- a CDS encoding GIY-YIG nuclease family protein, translating into MDRKKELKELYKQMKPEMGIFAVKCTVNNKYFMESSPNLKGRINSTVFKLNAKTHPNKELQEDWNRYGEDRFNISIIDTLKYSEDETKTDYRDDLALLKEVWEEKMSKENIKFYNL; encoded by the coding sequence ATGGATAGGAAAAAGGAACTTAAAGAATTATATAAGCAGATGAAGCCGGAAATGGGAATATTTGCAGTTAAATGTACTGTTAATAATAAATATTTCATGGAATCTTCTCCAAATTTAAAAGGCAGAATAAACAGCACTGTTTTTAAACTTAATGCAAAAACTCATCCCAATAAGGAGCTGCAGGAGGATTGGAACAGGTACGGTGAAGATAGATTTAATATTAGTATAATTGATACTCTTAAATATAGTGAAGATGAGACCAAAACCGACTATAGGGATGATCTGGCACTGCTTAAGGAAGTTTGGGAAGAAAAGATGTCAAAGGAGAATATAAAATTTTATAATCTGTAG
- a CDS encoding Gfo/Idh/MocA family protein, whose translation MMYQREYKQKLKVAMVGIGSHAYRNLLPALNYLPVELCAVCNRSNEEILVNTARQYGCRHYMDSQKMFENEKLDAVFICTPASVQPHIAAQAFVAGVNVFVEKPPAENSEQILQMIKDRGSLVAVAGFKKAFMPATDKAIEIVNNPKYGVPDSILAVYPVKLPDNGKDILKNKEYTKWHKNSCHPLSFMLAVGGKVSYVTSHVGKNSGICIIEFENGIIGNLHLATGPQPNEMYNIYGNSWNVKIDNTTRVIFNRGIPFDYGHTESFISEGEDYGAILWEPQNCLATLENKALFIQGIYGEMKYFCDCILEKKVPERGSLEFALRVMKVCEAALFSEGKRIKIEEN comes from the coding sequence ATGATGTACCAAAGAGAATATAAACAAAAGTTGAAAGTCGCAATGGTGGGGATTGGGTCTCATGCTTATAGGAATCTTTTACCTGCCCTTAATTATCTTCCTGTTGAGTTATGCGCTGTATGCAACCGTTCAAATGAGGAAATACTTGTTAATACTGCTCGGCAATATGGATGTCGTCATTACATGGACTCTCAGAAAATGTTTGAAAATGAAAAATTGGATGCTGTATTTATTTGTACTCCGGCAAGTGTACAGCCTCATATTGCAGCTCAGGCATTCGTAGCAGGAGTAAATGTTTTTGTAGAAAAACCTCCTGCAGAAAACTCGGAACAGATTCTTCAAATGATTAAAGACAGAGGCAGCTTAGTTGCGGTAGCAGGATTTAAAAAGGCTTTCATGCCAGCTACGGATAAGGCAATAGAAATTGTTAATAATCCAAAATACGGTGTACCTGATTCTATTCTTGCTGTATACCCTGTTAAATTGCCTGATAATGGTAAAGATATATTAAAGAATAAAGAATATACTAAATGGCATAAAAACAGTTGCCATCCGCTTTCCTTTATGTTAGCAGTAGGAGGGAAGGTATCTTATGTTACATCTCATGTTGGTAAAAACAGCGGTATTTGTATAATAGAATTTGAAAATGGAATTATAGGAAATCTCCATTTAGCAACGGGACCCCAGCCTAATGAAATGTATAATATATACGGTAACAGTTGGAATGTTAAAATAGACAATACCACAAGGGTAATTTTTAATCGGGGGATACCATTTGATTACGGACATACGGAAAGTTTTATAAGTGAGGGTGAAGATTACGGGGCGATTTTATGGGAACCTCAGAATTGTCTTGCAACCCTTGAAAATAAAGCTTTATTTATACAAGGAATATATGGTGAGATGAAATATTTTTGTGATTGCATACTGGAGAAAAAAGTCCCTGAACGGGGTTCTTTAGAATTTGCTCTGAGAGTAATGAAGGTGTGTGAAGCTGCTCTTTTTTCGGAAGGCAAAAGAATTAAAATCGAAGAAAATTAG
- a CDS encoding beta/alpha barrel domain-containing protein produces MFKTDIENRIIKAGVMAIVRVENVERCQEIAEGCLEGGIDVLEISYTLPNAGDVIKFLNEKFGDKLLIGAGTVLDGLTARLAILSGAKFIIAPNFSREVVHVCNRYQIPYAPGCATVTEMTEVLEAGASFIKAFPISNFYGPSLVSVIKTPLPHMPILASGGINLDNLSTWIKNGVDCVGIGGLLTKGSRQEIALNAEKIRKIIDTTRSM; encoded by the coding sequence ATGTTTAAAACGGATATAGAAAATAGGATTATAAAAGCAGGTGTTATGGCAATTGTCAGAGTGGAAAATGTTGAAAGGTGTCAAGAAATAGCTGAAGGCTGTCTTGAGGGCGGAATAGATGTTTTGGAAATCAGTTACACTTTACCCAATGCAGGAGATGTAATCAAATTTTTGAATGAAAAATTTGGCGATAAACTGCTTATAGGTGCAGGTACGGTTTTAGACGGCCTAACTGCAAGATTAGCCATACTGTCCGGAGCGAAATTTATCATCGCACCGAACTTCAGTAGAGAAGTTGTCCATGTATGTAACAGATATCAAATTCCATATGCTCCAGGTTGTGCCACAGTTACGGAAATGACAGAAGTACTGGAAGCCGGTGCTTCATTTATAAAAGCCTTTCCGATTTCAAACTTCTACGGACCATCACTTGTATCTGTTATAAAAACTCCACTCCCTCACATGCCCATACTCGCATCCGGTGGAATAAACCTGGACAATCTAAGTACATGGATAAAAAACGGAGTGGATTGTGTGGGAATCGGCGGACTTTTAACAAAAGGCAGCAGACAGGAAATTGCTTTAAATGCAGAAAAGATTCGTAAAATCATCGATACTACTAGAAGCATGTAA
- a CDS encoding S9 family peptidase codes for MENLKIDDFTKYKFLSKIKYSPNGKYGGFVVSRMDVEENKYLSNIWIYNTDTAKLLQLTSLDEEKDFIWLDDSNILFPEIRNQKDKERVQEGEKFTNYYKINIHGGEASFAFKIPLLVTEIKKISDNNFILTALYDDCKPDLTNLKEAEKESALKKIKEEKDYEILDEIPFWSNGSGFTNKKRNRLYLYNSKENKVIPTTDKYSNVELFNLNKDKSKAVIIINTFKDKMPLTSNMYLYNTADNTLEKISGKESFSYSYAEFMGEKIIFAGSDMKDYGLNQNHQFYIMDLSSGNVKNISPDFDISTWQSVGSDCRYGESDTFKVDGNYLYFETTEWNSSYINRIDENGHIEKITKEKGSVDGFDVHEENILFVGMRNMKLQELYLLKDEKEEQITFFNEWVSESKKISSPERIAFETEPGITIEGWILKPVDFDSNKKYPTILDIHGGPKTVYGEVFYHEMQYWANEGYAVIFCNPRGSDGRGNEFADIREKYGTIDYDDLMKFTDIMLKTYSFIDKNRLGVTGGSYGGFMTNWIIGHTDRFAAAASQRSISNWISDFGTTDIGYYFTDNEMGGTPWNNHEKLWFHSPLKYADKAKTPTLFIHSQEDYRCWLAEGLQMFTALKYHGVEARLCMFKGENHELSRSGKPKHRIRRLKEITEWMNKYLK; via the coding sequence ATGGAAAACTTAAAGATTGATGATTTCACAAAATACAAATTTCTATCAAAAATTAAATATTCCCCCAACGGAAAATATGGAGGATTTGTAGTCAGCAGAATGGATGTGGAAGAAAATAAATATCTTTCAAACATATGGATCTATAATACAGATACTGCAAAACTACTCCAATTGACTTCTCTTGATGAAGAAAAAGACTTTATTTGGCTGGACGACTCAAATATTTTATTCCCCGAGATTAGAAACCAGAAGGACAAAGAAAGAGTTCAAGAAGGAGAAAAGTTTACAAATTATTATAAAATAAATATTCACGGAGGAGAAGCCTCTTTTGCCTTTAAAATCCCATTGCTTGTTACCGAAATCAAAAAAATCAGCGATAACAATTTTATACTTACAGCCTTATACGATGATTGCAAACCAGATTTAACCAATCTGAAAGAGGCTGAAAAAGAATCCGCTTTAAAAAAGATTAAGGAAGAAAAGGATTATGAGATATTAGATGAAATTCCTTTCTGGAGTAACGGAAGCGGGTTTACCAACAAAAAAAGGAATAGGCTATACTTATACAATTCAAAAGAAAACAAGGTTATTCCTACTACCGACAAGTACTCAAATGTAGAATTGTTTAATTTAAATAAAGATAAATCAAAAGCAGTTATTATTATAAATACTTTCAAGGATAAAATGCCTCTCACTTCAAATATGTACTTATATAATACAGCGGATAATACTTTGGAAAAAATAAGCGGGAAAGAATCTTTCAGTTACTCTTATGCAGAATTTATGGGAGAAAAAATTATATTTGCAGGAAGTGACATGAAAGATTACGGATTAAATCAAAACCATCAATTTTATATCATGGATTTATCTTCGGGAAATGTTAAAAATATATCTCCGGATTTTGATATCAGTACTTGGCAGTCAGTAGGTTCGGACTGCAGATATGGAGAAAGTGACACATTTAAAGTTGACGGAAATTATCTTTATTTTGAAACTACCGAATGGAATTCATCTTATATAAACAGAATAGATGAAAACGGACATATCGAAAAAATAACTAAAGAAAAAGGTTCCGTTGACGGCTTCGACGTTCATGAGGAAAATATATTATTTGTAGGAATGAGAAATATGAAACTTCAAGAACTTTATCTATTGAAAGACGAAAAAGAAGAACAAATAACATTTTTCAACGAATGGGTTTCAGAATCTAAAAAGATATCTTCTCCGGAAAGAATTGCTTTTGAGACAGAGCCTGGAATTACCATAGAAGGCTGGATATTAAAACCGGTGGATTTCGATTCCAATAAAAAATATCCCACAATATTGGATATCCACGGAGGGCCGAAAACAGTTTACGGAGAAGTATTCTATCATGAAATGCAGTATTGGGCAAACGAAGGATATGCGGTAATATTCTGCAACCCCAGGGGAAGCGACGGAAGAGGAAACGAATTCGCCGACATACGAGAAAAATACGGTACAATAGATTACGATGATTTGATGAAATTTACAGATATCATGCTAAAGACTTATTCTTTTATAGATAAAAACAGATTGGGAGTGACGGGAGGTTCTTACGGAGGATTCATGACCAATTGGATCATAGGACACACCGACAGATTTGCCGCTGCTGCAAGTCAAAGGAGTATCTCCAATTGGATATCCGATTTCGGGACTACGGATATAGGATACTATTTTACAGATAACGAGATGGGAGGAACTCCTTGGAATAATCATGAAAAATTATGGTTTCATTCTCCGCTGAAATATGCTGATAAGGCAAAAACCCCCACTTTATTTATTCATTCCCAGGAAGATTACAGATGTTGGTTAGCTGAAGGTCTTCAAATGTTCACTGCTTTAAAATATCATGGAGTTGAAGCAAGATTATGCATGTTTAAGGGAGAAAACCATGAACTCAGCAGAAGCGGAAAGCCTAAACACAGGATCAGGAGATTAAAAGAAATTACCGAGTGGATGAACAAATATTTAAAATAG